In one window of Arachis ipaensis cultivar K30076 chromosome B06, Araip1.1, whole genome shotgun sequence DNA:
- the LOC107646181 gene encoding arachin Ahy-3-like, with amino-acid sequence MAKLLALSLCFCLLLLRVSSSAFRQQAEENVCQFQRLNALRPDNRIDSEGGFIETWNPKSQEFRCAGATLSRCTLRRNALRRPYYSNAPQQIFIQQGSGYFGLIFPGCPATFEEPNHRGSQRHQKVQRFKEGDLIAVPHGVAFWMYNDQDTDLVTLCFMHTDSFHNQLDYFPRKFNLAGKQEQEFLQYQHQHGGPRSQEFSPRDHHEGEGGNIFSGFTPEFLSHAFQVDREIVQNLRGENEREEQGPIVTVRGALRILSPEREEFDGRGMGNGIQETICTATVKKNLQGLTTEFSYNPQAGILRNVNDLRLPILNWLGLSAEYGKLYRNAMIVPHYNLNANSIIYGLNGRAHVQVVDCNGNRVFDEELQEGHVLVLPQNFAVAVRSQSENFEYVAFKTNSRPSMANLAGENSIVWNLPEEVVANSYGLPREQARQLKNNNPFKFLVPPQDSHMMIKTDVA; translated from the exons ATGGCTAAGCTTCTGGCTCTCTCTCTTTGCTTTTGCTTGCTGCTTCTGCGAGTTAGCAGCTCTGCTTTCAGGCAGCAGGCGGAGGAGAATGTGTGCCAGTTCCAACGCCTCAATGCTCTGAGACCTGACAACCGCATTGACTCGGAAGGCGGTTTCATTGAGACTTGGAACCCCAAGAGTCAGGAATTCCGGTGTGCCGGAGCCACCCTCTCTCGCTGCACTCTCCGCCGCAATGCCCTTCGCCGCCCTTACTACTCCAATGCTCCCCAGCAGATCTTCATCCAGCAAG GAAGCGGGTACTTTGGGTTGATATTCCCCGGTTGTCCTGCGACATTTGAAGAGCCAAATCATCGGGGATCCCAAAGGCACCAAAAGGTGCAGCGCTTCAAAGAGGGTGATCTCATCGCGGTGCCCCATGGTGTTGCTTTCTGGATGTACAATGACCAAGACACCGATCTTGTTACCCTTTGTTTTATGCACACCGACAGCTTCCACAACCAACTTGACTACTTCCCCAGG AAATTCAATTTGGCTGGGAAACAAGAGCAAGAATTCCTACAGTACCAACATCAACACGGTGGTCCCCGTAGCCAGGAATTTAGCCCACGTGACCACCACGAAGGCGAAGGTGGAAACATCTTCAGCGGCTTCACTCCGGAGTTCCTCTCACATGCCTTCCAAGTTGACAGGGAGATAGTGCAAAATCTAAGGGGGGAGAACGAACGCGAGGAACAGGGACCCATTGTGACAGTCAGGGGAGCCCTCAGAATCTTAAGCCCTGAAAGAGAGGAATTTGATGGAAGAGGAATGGGCAATGGGATTCAGGAGACTATTTGCACTGCAACTGTTAAGAAGAACCTTCAAGGATTGACAACCGAATTCAGCTACAATCCTCAAGCTGGTATCCTTAGAAATGTGAACGATCTCAGACTCCCAATCCTCAACTGGCTTGGACTCAGTGCTGAATATGGAAAGCTTTACAGA aatgcaatgattgtTCCTCACTACAATCTCAACGCAAACAGCATCATATATGGATTGAACGGACGGGCACACGTACAAGTAGTGGACTGCAATGGCAACAGAGTGTTCGACGAGGAGCTTCAAGAGGGTCACGTGCTGGTGCTGCCGCAGAACTTCGCAGTAGCTGTGAGGTCGCAGAGCGAGAATTTCGAATACGTGGCATTCAAGACAAACTCAAGGCCCAGCATGGCCAACCTCGCCGGTGAAAACTCCATCGTATGGAACTTGCCGGAGGAGGTGGTTGCGAATTCATATGGCCTCCCAAGGGAGCAAGCAAGGCAACTCAAGAACAATAACCCCTTCAAGTTCTTGGTTCCGCCTCAAGACTCTCACATGATGATCAAGACTGATGTGGCTTAG
- the LOC107646180 gene encoding arachin Ahy-3 isoform X2, producing the protein MAKLLALSVCFCFLVLGASSVTFRQQGEENECQFQRLNAQRPDNCIESEGGYIETWNPNNQEFQCAGVALSRFVLRRNALRRPFYSNAPQEIFIYQGSGYFGLIFPGCPGTFEEPIQGSEQFQRPSRHFQGQDQSQRPLDTHQKVHGFREGDLIAVPHGVAFWIYNDQDTDVVAISVLHTNSLHNQLDQFPRRFNLAGKQEQEFLRYQQEQENEGGNVFSGFSTEFLSHGFQVNEDIVRNLRGENEREEQGAIVTVKGGLSILVPPEWRQSYQQPGRGDKDFNNGIEETICTATVKMNIGKSTSADIYNPQAGSVRTVNELDLPILNRLGLSAEYGSIHRDAMFVPHYNMNANSMIYALHGGAHVQVVDCNGNRVFDEELQEGQSLVVPQNFAVAAKSQSEHFLYVAFKTNSRASISNLAGKNSYMWNLPEDVVANSYGLQYEQARQLKNNNPFTFLVPPQDSQMIRTVA; encoded by the exons ATGGCTAAGCTTCTTGCGCTTTCTGTTTGCTTTTGCTTTCTAGTTCTGGGAGCTAGCAGCGTCACCTTCAGGCAGCAGGGGGAGGAGAATGAGTGCCAGTTCCAGCGCCTCAATGCCCAGAGACCCGACAACTGCATTGAGTCTGAAGGCGGTTACATTGAGACTTGGAACCCAAACAACCAGGAGTTCCAGTGCGCCGGCGTCGCCCTCTCTCGCTTCGTCCTCCGCCGCAACGCCCTTCGAAGGCCTTTCTACTCCAATGCTCCCCAGGAGATCTTCATCTACCAAG GGAGTGGTTATTTTGGGTTGATATTCCCTGGTTGTCCTGGCACATTTGAAGAGCCAATTCAGGGATCTGAACAATTCCAAAGACCATCAAGACATTTTCAAGGGCAGGACCAAAGCCAAAGGCCACTGGACACTCACCAAAAGGTTCACGGCTTCAGAGAGGGTGATCTCATCGCTGTTCCCCACGGTGTTGCTTTCTGGATCTACAACGACCAAGACACTGATGTTGTTGCCATTTCTGTTTTACACACCAACAGCCTCCACAACCAACTTGACCAGTTCCCCAGG AGGTTCAATTTAGCTGGAAAGCAAGAGCAAGAATTCCTAAGATACCAG caagaacaagaaaacGAAGGCGGCAACGTCTTTAGCGGCTTCTCAACAGAATTCCTCTCACATGGCTTCCAAGTGAACGAGGACATAGTGAGGAACCTAAGAGGAGAAAACGAACGCGAGGAGCAAGGAGCCATTGTCACAGTAAAGGGAGGACTTAGCATCTTAGTTCCACCAGAGTGGAGGCAGAGCTACCAACAACCTGGAAGAGGCGACAAAGACTTCAACAACGGCATTGAAGAAACCATTTGCACTGCAACTGTTAAGATGAACATTGGCAAATCCACATCTGCTGATATCTACAACCCTCAAGCTGGTAGCGTCAGAACTGTAAACGAACTTGACCTCCCAATCCTCAATCGACTCGGACTCAGTGCCGAGTATGGATCCATTCATCGG GATGCAATGTTTGTTCCTCACTACAACATGAACGCAAACAGCATGATATATGCATTGCACGGAGGAGCTCATGTCCAAGTGGTGGACTGCAATGGCAATAGAGTGTTCGACGAGGAGCTTCAAGAGGGTCAATCGCTGGTGGTGCCACAAAACTTCGCCGTGGCTGCAAAGTCACAGAGCGAGCACTTCTTGTACGTGGCATTCAAGACAAACTCAAGGGCCAGCATATCCAACCTTGCTGGCAAAAATTCCTACATGTGGAACTTGCCGGAAGATGTGGTTGCAAATTCATATGGCCTACAATATGAGCAAGCAAGGCAACTCAAGAACAATAACCCCTTCACGTTCTTGGTTCCACCTCAAGACTCTCAGATGATCAGGACTGTGGCTTAG
- the LOC107646180 gene encoding arachin Ahy-3 isoform X1: MAKLLALSVCFCFLVLGASSVTFRQQGEENECQFQRLNAQRPDNCIESEGGYIETWNPNNQEFQCAGVALSRFVLRRNALRRPFYSNAPQEIFIYQGSGYFGLIFPGCPGTFEEPIQGSEQFQRPSRHFQGQDQSQRPLDTHQKVHGFREGDLIAVPHGVAFWIYNDQDTDVVAISVLHTNSLHNQLDQFPRRFNLAGKQEQEFLRYQQRSGRQSPKGEEQEQEQENEGGNVFSGFSTEFLSHGFQVNEDIVRNLRGENEREEQGAIVTVKGGLSILVPPEWRQSYQQPGRGDKDFNNGIEETICTATVKMNIGKSTSADIYNPQAGSVRTVNELDLPILNRLGLSAEYGSIHRDAMFVPHYNMNANSMIYALHGGAHVQVVDCNGNRVFDEELQEGQSLVVPQNFAVAAKSQSEHFLYVAFKTNSRASISNLAGKNSYMWNLPEDVVANSYGLQYEQARQLKNNNPFTFLVPPQDSQMIRTVA; encoded by the exons ATGGCTAAGCTTCTTGCGCTTTCTGTTTGCTTTTGCTTTCTAGTTCTGGGAGCTAGCAGCGTCACCTTCAGGCAGCAGGGGGAGGAGAATGAGTGCCAGTTCCAGCGCCTCAATGCCCAGAGACCCGACAACTGCATTGAGTCTGAAGGCGGTTACATTGAGACTTGGAACCCAAACAACCAGGAGTTCCAGTGCGCCGGCGTCGCCCTCTCTCGCTTCGTCCTCCGCCGCAACGCCCTTCGAAGGCCTTTCTACTCCAATGCTCCCCAGGAGATCTTCATCTACCAAG GGAGTGGTTATTTTGGGTTGATATTCCCTGGTTGTCCTGGCACATTTGAAGAGCCAATTCAGGGATCTGAACAATTCCAAAGACCATCAAGACATTTTCAAGGGCAGGACCAAAGCCAAAGGCCACTGGACACTCACCAAAAGGTTCACGGCTTCAGAGAGGGTGATCTCATCGCTGTTCCCCACGGTGTTGCTTTCTGGATCTACAACGACCAAGACACTGATGTTGTTGCCATTTCTGTTTTACACACCAACAGCCTCCACAACCAACTTGACCAGTTCCCCAGG AGGTTCAATTTAGCTGGAAAGCAAGAGCAAGAATTCCTAAGATACCAGCAACGAAGTGGTCGTCAAAGCCCAAAAggagaagaacaagaacaagaacaagaaaacGAAGGCGGCAACGTCTTTAGCGGCTTCTCAACAGAATTCCTCTCACATGGCTTCCAAGTGAACGAGGACATAGTGAGGAACCTAAGAGGAGAAAACGAACGCGAGGAGCAAGGAGCCATTGTCACAGTAAAGGGAGGACTTAGCATCTTAGTTCCACCAGAGTGGAGGCAGAGCTACCAACAACCTGGAAGAGGCGACAAAGACTTCAACAACGGCATTGAAGAAACCATTTGCACTGCAACTGTTAAGATGAACATTGGCAAATCCACATCTGCTGATATCTACAACCCTCAAGCTGGTAGCGTCAGAACTGTAAACGAACTTGACCTCCCAATCCTCAATCGACTCGGACTCAGTGCCGAGTATGGATCCATTCATCGG GATGCAATGTTTGTTCCTCACTACAACATGAACGCAAACAGCATGATATATGCATTGCACGGAGGAGCTCATGTCCAAGTGGTGGACTGCAATGGCAATAGAGTGTTCGACGAGGAGCTTCAAGAGGGTCAATCGCTGGTGGTGCCACAAAACTTCGCCGTGGCTGCAAAGTCACAGAGCGAGCACTTCTTGTACGTGGCATTCAAGACAAACTCAAGGGCCAGCATATCCAACCTTGCTGGCAAAAATTCCTACATGTGGAACTTGCCGGAAGATGTGGTTGCAAATTCATATGGCCTACAATATGAGCAAGCAAGGCAACTCAAGAACAATAACCCCTTCACGTTCTTGGTTCCACCTCAAGACTCTCAGATGATCAGGACTGTGGCTTAG
- the LOC107646182 gene encoding TOM1-like protein 2, with the protein MDKLNLSQLGEKLMTSGAQMGRMMSVKMKEVKEMLQAPTPESKMVEDATSETLSDPNWGTNLRICAMINSDQLNGSEVVRAIKRRLSHKNPLVHSLTLDLLEASAMNCDKVFSEIASEKLLDEMLAKLLDNPQADPNVRRRAFHLIRAWGQSQDLAYLPVFRQTYTSLQERAEPVDVGGGSSPGVPHNLGSYLQQQGLDPPSSYPVPEAGLVSMDDLAFSSGLQHMSAEEKKELLVVARNSLELLSSIINSEAEPKTLKEDLTLSLLDKCKHSLSIMKEIAESTTDDEETLFEALYLNDELQQIVSKYEELEAAQRPVAQEPPNADTAKHDAEAVQNPIELPKRFEEDESEEFEAAQELERKLPKKSNGVEANAANGDGHHVETTILDEADEKGNAVSSLEQ; encoded by the exons ATGGACAAGTTGAATCTTTCTCAACTGGGCGAGAAGCTGATGACGAGTGGGGCCCAAATGGGGCGAATGATGAGCGTCAAGATGAAGGAGGTGAAGGAGATGCTCCAGGCACCCACACCCGAATCCAAGATGGTCGAAGACGCCACCTCTGAAACCCTATCGGACCCTAATTGGGGCACTAACCTCAGGATCTGTGCCATGATCAACTCCGACCAACTCAACGGCTCTGAGGTTGTTAGGGCCATCAAGAGGAGACTCTCTCACAAGAACCCACTCGTTCACTCACTCACCCTTGACCTTCTCGAAGCCTCCGCCATGAACTGCGACAAAGTCTTCTCCGAGATCGCATCCGAGAAGCTTCTCGATGAAATGCTCGCCAAGCTCCTTGATAACCCTCAAGCTGATCCCAATGTTCGTCGCAGGGCGTTTCACCTCATTAGGGCTTGGGGCCAGTCTCAGGATCTCGCTTATCTCCCTGTCTTTCGTCAAACTTACACG AGTTTGCAAGAAAGGGCTGAACCAGTTGATGTAGGAGGAGGAAGTTCGCCCGGTGTTCCTCACAATTTAGGGTCTTATCTTCAACAACAGGGATTAGACCCTCCTTCAAGCTACCCTGTTCCCGAAGCTGGACTAGTTTCTATGGATGACTTAGCTTTTTCTTCCGGTCTCCAACACATGTCAGCTGAAGAGAAGAAAGAGCTTCTTGTAGTTGCACGAAACAGTCTTGAATTGCTATCTAGCATAATAAATTCTGAGGCAGAGCCCAAAACCTTGAAG GAAGATTTAACTCTCAGTTTGCTGGACAAGTGCAAGCACTCACTCTCTATCATGAAGGAAATTGCGGAAAGCACCACAGATGATGAAGAGACACTTTTTGAGGCTTTGTATCTTAATGATGAGCTGCAGCAGATAGTTTCCAAGTACGAGGAGTTGGAGGCTGCTCAACGGCCTGTGGCACAAGAGCCTCCAAATGCTGACACTGCAAAGCATGATGCGGAAGCTGTTCAAAATCCTATTGAACTTCCTAAAAGATTTGAAGAGGATGAGTCCGAAGAGTTCGAAGCTGCTCAGGAACTTGAAAGAAAGCTTCCCAAAAAGTCCAACGGTGTTGAAGCCAATGCAGCCAATGGGGATGGTCATCACGTTGAAACCACAATACTAGATGAGGCAGATGAGAAGGGCAACGCCGTATCTAGCCTCGAGCAATAG
- the LOC107646668 gene encoding uncharacterized protein LOC107646668, which produces MAALQNMAAAMQATAEALGQQMNNNNHNGGNGRNGTQGPMTLATFLKLVPEEQCIEFATYLLTREASHWWEGTQPLIQKGDDPITWDAFQEEFYKKYFSNSARTAKELELLQLKQGNMSVSEYTNKFEELFRFFRMCQGASGDFEE; this is translated from the exons ATGGCTGCATTgcagaacatggctgctgctatgcaggccactgctgAGGCACTCGGGCAGCAGATGAACAACAATAATCATAATGGGGGAAATGGCAGAAATGGGACTCAAGGTCCAATGACATTGGCGACCTTCTTAAAG TTGGTACCTGAGGAACAATGCATCGAATTTGCTACTTACCTGCTTACTCGGGAAGCGTCACATTGGTGGGAGGGGACCCAACCTCTTATACAGAAAGGCGATGATCCGATTACCTGGGATGCCTTTCAGGAGGagttctacaagaagtacttttcaAACTccgctaggacggccaaggaactAGAGTTACTGCAGTTGAAGCAGGGAAATATGTCTGTATCTGAGTATACGAATAAGTTTGAGGAGTTGTTCAGATTCTTCCGCATGTGTCAAGGAGCTTCGGGAGACTTCGAGGAGTGA